The nucleotide sequence GACTATCTGGGCTGAGAGACTCCGGCTCCAAGACTACGGGGGGGCTACCGGGTTCAGGCGAAACAATTTCGCCCGCAAAAAACCTAGCAAAGCTTTGGGTGGCCTGGCTGAGGGCATCGGGTGGGGCGGGGGGCGCAAGTTGGAATTCTGGGGCGGGTGAGGGGGGCGGGTTTTCCGGCGGGTGGGCGGGTGGTTGACGGGGATTAAGGGTGGGGTTGGGAGGAGGTGGGGTGGGCCGGGGCTGGACGGCTGGAGTAGATTGAGATGTATCCGCCGCTGGACTAGTGGCAATTTCTAAGCGAACTTTGACGGGTTTGCCGAGGGCTGTTTGAAAGGCAATTTCGATTTTGTCCTGATACTTTTGGGTCAGCTTCAATAGACCGGGAGATGGCAAGCCAATCCGAATCTCCCGATCACTACAACTGAGGAGTTGCCCATGTTGGGAGAGCAAAGCCTGGGTGCCTGGAAATTGAACCAGTTGAATCCCCTGTTGCCAAAGGTGGGAAAGGTTGAGGTCAGTCGGATCGGGGGGCTGTGGGGTAGGGTCTGGGGGAGAAGATTTCGCCGGAGATGGTGGCGGGGCCTGGGTTGGTAGATTTTCGGGAACGGCTGGGCGAGGCGGTGTTGCAGTGGGAAGAATGGCATTGGCAACGGGCTGGCTTGGGGGGTGGGAAATAACTGCCGGGGGAATCGTGGGCGATTGAGCCTGGGGTCTGGGACTATTGGCTGGGGGTGGAGAACTTTGATCTGTTTTGGAGAGAGACAGCAAACCTAAAAGCCCCACTTCTAACCACAGGCGCGGCTGAGTTGTGTTTTTGACTTGTAGTTCACAGGCCCGCAGATGTTGTTGTCCCACTAAGATGTCCTGACTCGACCAGTTTTGGGCAAATTCACAGAGGGCGGCCCAAGTGTCCGGGGTAATGGCCACTAAATCCTGGCGGTGGGGAGCCGTTTTAGCAATCAGAAAATCTCGATAGAATCCGGTCAGGTTCTGTAAAACAATTAAGGGTTCACGCCCGCGTTCTAATAAGTGTCTGGTTTGCTCAAGTAACGTTTCGGGATGTTGACTCTTGACGGCCTGGAGGAGTTGAAATAAATCTTGTTCAGGGACCGAACCGGCTAAATCCCAAACCCGTTCAATCGTAATTTCTCCATCTAATAAGCTGAGTTGATCGAGTAAACTTTCCGCATCCCGTAAGCCACCTTGGGCAATTTGGGCGACTAGGTTAACGGCTTCTGGATTGATATTGATAGTTTCTAGTTCGGCAATATGGGTTAAATGGGAGACCATATCGGCCAGGGGGATGCGGCGAAAATCAAAACGTTGACAACGAGAAATAATCGTGGGTAAAACCCGTTGGGGATCGGTGGTTGCGAGAACAAAAATAACCCGATCTGGAGGTTCTTCAAGAGTCTTTAAGAGGGCATTAAACGCTGAGGTACTGAGCATATGACACTCGTCCACAACGTAAACTTTATAGCGACATTGAACTGGAGCAAATTGGGCTTTTTCAATTAATTCTCGAATATTATCAACCCCGGTATTACTGGCCGCATCAATTTCAATTACATCTAGGGCAGAACTGTGGGCAATGGCCTGGCAAACATCACAAACACCGCAGGGACTTGGGGTTGGTTTCGGCGCAGTTAAACAGTTGAGAGATTTTGCTAAAATCCTTGCACTGGAGGTTTTTCCCGTTCCCCGCGGCCCGCAAAACAGATAGGCTGGGGCAATTCGTTCCTGTTGAAGTGCATTGGTCAAAGTTGTCGTAATAGCCGCTTGTCCCACCAGATCCGCAAAGGTTTGGGGGCGATATTTATGGTGCAGCGGCTCGTAATTCACAAGACCAATTAATCCCGGCCCAACCTGACTCTCTTCTGCTCATCTATCATAGGTCGGCGAGGAGCTTAGCGATTAGCCCGTTGAATGAGCCAGATGGCCACAGCCAGGCCTAGGCCTTGGGGTAGCCACGCGGCCATAATCGGTGTGAGGATGCCGACAAACCCTAAAGCACCGGAAAAATAGGTCAATAGAATCTGCCCGAAAATCAAGCCCACACTTAAGCCAAACCCCTGCGCCGCCCCCCGCTTTTGCCCCATCGCCCCAAACCCTAGGCCCATCAAACCAAAGACAATCGCGACAAAGGGCTGGGCATACTGTTGCTGAAGATGGACATTTAAGGCGCGCACGAGGATGGGGTTATTATCTTTCTGGGCAAGAGTGAGAGCCTGGCGGGCCTGAGCCGTCGAAAGTTCGGTCACTTGAGAAGGGCTGAGGACATCTTCTTCTAACTTGCGGGGAATGACTAACTGCTGCTGTTGAAACTCAATAATGTCGCGAATATTCCCCAAGCTCGAGACTAGGTAAATAACTCCATCAGCAATTGTCCAAGTACTGCGGGGATAACTCCAGGCCGCCTCAGCCGCCGTAATCACCTGTACTAACTCCGGTTGGGAAAAATCTACCACTGTAATCCCCCGCATTGAGACCCCATCAAATTCCTTGGCATAGTACAATCGCCGCACTTGGTCATTGGGGCCATATTCTGGATAGTAAATGTCCCGACTTTGGCCAACCCGCTCTTCTTGGCGCAGATACCGCTGTAACACCTGATCCGACCGGGCCCGAAATTCAGGGATGACGGTTTCACCCAAGGTAAACGTGATGAGGCTAATCACCAGAGAAAAGGCCAAAATCGGTGCAGCAAGACGATAGAGACTAAGGCCAATACTCTTGAAGGCCACTAGTTCCCCATCCTCCCCCAAGCGACTGATCGTCGTTAAAACAGCCAGCATCACCGCCATTGGCAAAGCAAAGGTGAGAGTGTAAGGGATTTGGAAGAGCAGAACTTGTAAAACTGCGGTCAAGGGAATTTGAGCCTCGGCCACTTGTCGCACTAGGTCAAATAGCACCCCCACCGAAAGAGCTAAGGCGGCAAAAATCGTGATCCCCAGGCCAAAGGCGGGGACAATATTCCGCCAGAGATACCAGTCCAACCGTGAGCCAGGCCCAATCCGACCCAGTGGCCAGAGCCATCGCCGCCAAATTTGCCTAGGGGACAAAATTTTCACCCAAATAGTATTGCCGGACGAGGGGATCCTCGTATAAATCTGCCGCTGCCCCCGCCGCCAGAATATGCCCATCCCGCATGATATAGGCTCGATCCACGATGGAAAGCGTTTCCCGAACGTTGTGATCGGTAATCAATATTCCCAGGTTTTGGGCCCGCAGTTGAGTGACAATCGTTTGAATTTCGCCGACCGCAATTGGATCTACCCCAGCAAAGGGTTCATCTAAAAACAAAAATTTGGGTCCCTCGACTCCCATGGCCAGGGCCCGCGCTAATTCCGTTCGCCGCCGTTCCCCCCCTGAGACTCGATTGCCTTTGATCTGAGCAATTTTATGGAGATTCAGATCTGCGAGTAAGTGATCCAAGCGATCAGCCCAGAGATGGCGGGGAACCTTAGTTTGCTCTAAAACCAGGAGAATATTTTCTGCCACCGTCAAATTCCGAAAGATACTCGGTTCTTGGGGGAGATAGCCAATTCCCAACCTGGCCCGGCGATGGAGGGGCAATGGGGTGATGTCGTCACGATCTAACCAAACTCTCCCCTGATCGGGTTTTTCCAGGCCTGTGGCTAAATAAAATGTTGTCGTTTTCCCAGCCCCGTTTGGCCCCAAGAGTCCGACAACCTCCCCCTGCTCAATCCCTAAGGTGACCTGATCAACAACTGTCCTGGCCCCATAGGTTTTGCGTACACCTTCTAACAAAATTTTCATGGGGAAAGGACGCTATGGATTTGGATTGGTAGTCTTGGGAGGATTATCCCGAATCAGCAAAATGGATTCAACCTGTTGGTTTGTGACTGGGGTGGCGACAAACTTTTCCTGATCAATCAAATAGGTCACACTATCGCCCCGTAAGCTGTTCCCCTTTTGCAGAACATAAACATTGCCAGTTAAGACAATCCGCCGCTCTCGACTGAAATATTGGGCTTGGGTAGCTGTAGCCTGAATTTGGCGGGCGGGATAAATGAGTTGGACATTACCCCGGGCGGTGACGATCCCCGTAATGGAGTTGGCCTGTTGGACATCGGCGAGAATGGTTAAGGCTTGCTGAGGAACTGCATTGGCATCAGATGTGGGTAGATTCTGAGACTCTGCTATTCCACTAGTCCCAAGTACTCCCAGGCCAAGGAGTAATCCTAAGAGTAATCGCTTGCTCCCCCAATTGAATCGTGTCACGCTTAATCCCCTGCCCTTCTCTTGCCCAACGCTCCCGAATCTAATGACTTGATCTTAGTCGAGAGAGTTGCATTCAATGATCAACGAGCTTGAAGGAAAGGCCACAACCACAGGTTTGCCCGGCAATTGGATTATGAAATCGAAAGGCCCCTCCCATTAAATCTTCGGTGTAGTCTAAATTCAAATCTGTCAATTTAGCCACACTGTCGGCCGCCACGGCAATCACCAGTCCAGAAATTTCCGCGACAAAATCATTGGGTTGGGCCGCTGCCGTAAACTCCAAAACGTAGAGCCAATCGGCGCAACCACCAGACTTGACCCCTAAACGAAGAATGTCTCCATTAGCCTTGGCCTGGGATTTTTGGCGCAGTCGCTCAAGTTCACGGACAGCGGCGGGGGTTAGAGTCACGGTCATAGTCAGAGTTTAGACAGTATCGGGAGGCAACTCAGGCATGAGAAATTTTAAGTATGGGAGCGGGCGTAGTCGTCCTCAAACCGTTGAATATCATCTTCTCCCAAGTATTGCCCATTCTGGACTTCAATTAAAACTAAGTTGATCTTGCCCGGATTTTCCAAGCGATGACGGGTAAACTGGGGCACATAGGTAGATTCATTGGGAGAAAGCATAATAATCTCTTCACCCCGTTGAACCTTGGCAATACCAGCAATGACAATCCAATGTTCACTGCGGTGGTGGTGCATTTGTAAACTCAGGCGATGGCCAGGTTTGACCTCAATCCGCTTAATTTTGTAACCCGGCCCCTCTTCCAAGATCGTAAATGATCCCCAAGGACGCAGTTCTGTGGCCGCGACCGTATTGATTGGGGCAATGGCCATTTCAGGTGCAGATATACTCATTGTCTCAGCTTCCATAACTGCCCTCTGTTTTAGCATACGGACTTGCGGATTCACTCAATTTTAGAGGAAGTTGGCAGCGTACACTAGAAATCAGGCGGAACGATTAGCCCCCTTGAATGAGTCAGAAAACTTGGAATCACTATGTCTGAGCATTTGTTGTTAGTGGATGATGAACCGGGGTTGCGGGATGCCGTCCAGGCCTACTTAGAGGACAGTGGGTTTACCGTCACCGCCGCCAGTAATGCCACCCAGGCCTGGGAACTGCTCGAACAACAGCGACCCGATTTAGTCATTACCGATGTGATGATGCCCCAAGTGGATGGCTATGAATTTTTGGCCAAGCTGCGGGAAGACGAACGCTTTAGTTATTTACCCGTTGTGTTCTTAACTGCCCGCGGGATGAAACGAGATCGCGTCCAGGGCTATGACGCGGGTTGTGATGCCTATCTCTCCAAACCCTTTGACCCTGATGAATTGGTCGCCATTGTCAAAAACCTCCTGCGCCGTTATCAACAAGCCGCGGCGATTAGCGAACCGGATATTGCCGACTTAGCCGGACAAATTGCCGAATTACGCTCCCTCTTAGTCAAACGCGGTACCCCCTTAAATCCCAACCCGATCAAACTGGATCTGACCCCCAGAGAGCAGAGTGTTTTAGATTTGGTTGTTCAAGGCTTGATGAATAAGGAAATCGCCAGTCAACTCCAAACCAGTGTCCGCAATATTGAAAAGTACGTTAGCCGCTTATTTATTAAAACCAATACCAGCAGCCGCACCGAGTTAGTCCGCTTTGCCCTGGAAAATGGCCTGGCCCCTTGATCCCAATTATGTTCAAAATTATTGACACCAGAGACTAACTAAAATCAAAATAGCCCCCCTGGCAGTTGGCCCCTCATGAGCAGCACATCCCCATCCTCTAGCCAGCCACCTCCAGGCCCCGATCCTGTTATCCAGGCTGAGCTCGTCCATCTCACTCCAGATCGGTTGCGGTTGAAAATCCCCCATCTCCGCCAAGACCCAGGCTACGGAACCTATCTCCAACAGCATCTCCAGGCCCAGACCGGGATCACCGAAGTTCGCCTCAACTCAACCGCCCAATCTTTAACCCTTCACTGGAACCCCCAAGTCATTTCCCTCCCGCAACTGTTAACCCAACTCCAGGCCATTGGGGACTTAGAGGTGATAGGTCAGGGAAATCATGGCATCACGAACCTCACCCGCGCCTTTGCCCTAGAACCAGAACAAGTCAGCGACAAAGCCCAGGATATTGGCAGTTTTATTGTTGGGGGACAAGTTGGAGATGTAGTCGGCGGGATAGCTGGGGCGGCAGTGGGTGGGGCCACAATCGGGCCAGCCGGGGTAGTTTTGGGGACACAGGTGGGGACGTTTGTAGGCGGTGTCATTGGGGCAAGAGTTTGTGTAGAGTCCATGCAAACCCTCAAGGAGCATGCCTTTGATCTGCAAACGCTTTGTTTAGATAAAACTAAAGAAAAGGTCACCCAAAGTTTAGAAATTCGCACCAGCAGTAAAGCCGGAGAGGTAGCTGGGGAAATCACGGGGGGCCTGGTGGGGGGAGCTTTGCTTGGGCCGCCCGGAGAAATTATTGGGCAAATGATGGGGAATATGGTCGGCGGACAAATTGCCGAAGACGCAGCCCGACAAGTCATCAGCCCTGATCCAAAACCTGACACAACAGCCCCGACATCGTCCTCGGTTAATATTGTTCTGGAATGGTGGATGAAAACGAGTCGCGCCTTTGTTGGGGAAACAGCTTTGGCAACCTTGGGGGGACTGTTAATGCGCTTAATTTTGGGCCCCCAGGCCGAGGCCGTCGGTCTTAAAGCAGGTAGTCGGGCCGGCCGAATCATTGATTGGAATACAGAGTCTGCTTCCTGTAAACAGCCCCAGTCAAACCAGGCTAAAACTGAGGAATTATAATCCAATAAGAACAGTTCAGGAATTTTGTTCGGAGTACTGAGACGATTGCGCCTCTAAAGAGCGGTAATCCCGACCCTGTCTCGGCCCCAAACTCAGAGATGATGGAAACAACGCCCCCCGCCCCCGCCACTCAGGGTAATTAAGCCATGCTCGACATCATACTTTCCTTTATTTTTATTGTTGCTGGAGCCGCCATTGGGTTTCATGCGGTCAATCTTCTTCCTCCCATGACCCTTGAACAAGTGGCCAACATCAGCGCATTACGGTGGGTTGTGGCCGGATTTGGCGGCTTAATTGGGATTGGGGTTGGTTTAGCAGTACAAACGGTCTATCACCGAGTTGAGGCCGATATTCGCCATTTACCAGCCGATGTTTTATTGTCACGGGCGGTGGGCCTGGTCGTGGGGTTATTGTTGGCTAACTTGCTCCTGGCACCAATTTTTCTACTACCCATTCCTGATGATTTCTCGTTCATCAAGCCGATGACAGCGGTATTAACGAGCATTTTATTCGCTTATACCGGAACCACATTAGCAGACAGTCAGGGGCGGGCCCTGTTGCGGTTAATTAATCCTAATTCTGTCGAAACCTCTCTTGTGGCCGAAGGTACCTTAAAGGCCGCCGCCTCAAAGGTACTGGATACGAGTTGTATTATTGATGGCCGGATTGAGCAGCTACTCACCTTGGGGTTTATTGAGGGTCAAATTCTTGTTCCCCAGTTTGTCTTACAGGAATTGCAACTGGTTGCTGATGCTCAAAACGACTTAAAACGGTCGCGAGGACGACGGGGCCTGGATATTTTGAACAGGCTGCAGGCTAATCTAAATGGACGGATTTTAATTCATTCCGCTGATTATCCAGACTTGACGACCGTTGATGCCAAGCTTGTCCGACTTGCCCAAGAAATTGACGGTATCTTAGTCACTAACGATTACAACCTCAATAAAGTCGCCCAGTTTCAAAAGGTAAATGTTTTTAATGTCAATGAATTAGCCCAGGCCCTGCGTCCGGTTTACTTGCCAGGGGATACCTTGGAACTGAAAATTATTAAAGAAGGAAAGGAGCCAGAGCAAGGGGTTGGCTATCTCGAAGATGGGACAATGGTGGTGGTGGAAGAGGGGCAAACCCACATTGGTGATCAATTACCTGTTGTGGTTACCAGTGCCCTCCAAACCTCTGCGGGGCGGATGATTTTTGCTCGCTTAAAGTTGTCTAGTTTAGCCTGACCTTAGCCCGTCCAGGGAATACTTTTGCTAACGGTTTGGGAAAATTTTTGAATTTCTTTGATAATCCTGAGTTCTTTAACCTCAAACATAGTCGGATAGTGAAATGCCAGAATTGTCGTTCCCATCACCATGACATCTTGATCATGGAGGAGAGTTGGATAGACTAAGCTATTCCCATTCAGCAATGTACCGTTAACTGTGTTGTTATCCATCACAAAATATAGAAATTGATGCTGAAACATGACTGAATTAATCACTGCATGGAGCCGAGAGGCATAGCGATCTTCAATGACAATCCGACAACTTTGAGAACGACCAATAGTCCAACTGATCCCCCCCCAAAGTTCTACGTCATATTTGAGCTTATTTGAGCTATGAATGGTTAACCAGGCCGGGTTAGGATTTTGGCTGGGCATGATTCAGTCGGAATATTAATCAACAACTTTCAGCCAACTGTGCCCCAAAATAGGCAACCCCACTATAGCTTCACAGCGGGAGCGAGACACAAGTCGAAATAAAATATATACAAAGAACAATCGCAGATCCCATCTAGGACGCTGATTAGAGGCAGTTAAGTCGCATCGTATGGCCAGAATTGCCAAGATGTTTAGACTTGAGAACAGGTCGCGTCCCCCCCATCGTCCACAGTTAAGATAGAAACCAGGCCTGGATGAGCGCAACCCCTTAAGAGATGCAGGGCAACAGTGGCAATGGTTAAGCTTCTTCATTTATCAGATATTCACCTCGGCAGCGGTCTGGGCCATGGTCGTTTGAATCCCCTCACAGGATTGAATACTCGCCTAGAAGACTTTGTCGCCGCTTTAACCTATTGCATTGACCAGGCCCTGGCGGAAGCCGTTGACTTAGTGTTGTTTGGAGGAGATGCTTTTCCCGATGCCACCCCACCTCCCTTGGTGCAGGAGGCCTTTGCCCAACAGTTCCGCCGGTTAGCTGATGCCCAGATTCCCACGGTTTTATTAGTCGGTAATCATGATCAACACGCCCAAGGCCAGGGGGGAGCCAGCTTAGTAATTTATCGCACCTTGGGAGTACCTGGCTTTATTGTCGGCGATCAGCTTTCTACCCACCGGATTAGAACAAAACAGGGTGATGTGCAAGTGGTAACGTTGCCTTGGTTAACTCGTTCCGCTCTCCTGACAAAACCGGAAACCGAGGGCCTGGGCTTGGGCGAAGTTGGGCAACTTTTAATTCAGCGGTTAATGGTGGCATTAGCAGGGGAAATTCGACAACTGGATCCCGAACAGCCAACGGTATTATTGGCCCATGCCATGGTGGATACGGCCCGGTTTGGGGCAGAGCGCTTCTTAAGTGTCGGGAAAGGCTTTACAATTCCCCTTTCTCTGCTGGCCCAGTCAGAATTTGACTATGTGGCTTTGGGCCATGTCCATCGGCATCAGGTGTTATGCGAGCAGCCCCCCGTAATTTACCCAGGTAGTATTGAGCGGGTTGATTTTGGAGAAGAGGGGGAAGAAAAGGGGTTTATTCTTGTAGAAATCTGTAAAGGTCAGGCCCAGTGGCAGTTTTGTCCAATTCCCACCCGTCCCTTTTTAACCTTGGATGTGGATCTATCCCTGATTCATGAGCATCCCCAGGCCCGGCTTTTAGAGATGATTACTCAGGCCAGCATTGACCAGGCCATTGTCCGCCTGCGGTATCGCCTCCGTCCCGATCAAACGGCCCTGATTGATCTACCGAGTTTGCATGGGGCCCTGACACCCGCCCACAGTTTTAGCATCCACCCCGAACTAGTCACCCAACTACCGCGGGCCCGCCTGCCAGAACTGGGCCTGGGACAGACCATTGCCCCCTTAGCCGCCTTGGAACTGTATTTAGAACAACGCCCCGACCTTGAACCCTTAAAATCTGAGTTATTAATGGCGGCAACATCCTTGCTAGATCATCAAGATTGGGAAAAAGAAGGTACAACTCCGTCTCACCCCCCAGGCCCCGCTTCCGAGATCACACCCATAGCCACCTCTGTTCAATTAGACCTCCTGTCAATGTCTTAGATCTTTAACAAATCATTGCCAAGCAATATTGTCCCTATCAAAATTGTTTGAATTTATGTATGAATATCGAGATGATTTAATCATTTTTTTGGAGCTTGGGACGTTATCTTAAGGTCAAGGCAATAATCAAGATAGGATAAATTTAGGGTTATCTGAAACTCTTCGCAAATATCCCCACTTGCTCAGATTTTGCCTAGCTTTCTTCACTGCATGACGCAATTTCTTCCCCCGTCAACGTTGACCAATATCATGATGTTTGAGGAGTTTCCAATCCCCCTGGTGGTGGTGGATAGCCAAGGGGAAATCGTTGCCTTTAGTGCTGCCATGAATCAGGTTTGGGATTATTCAGAAACATCTCTACTGAACCAAAATCTCTGGCGTTTGCTCCCCCAGGCCTGGCAAGACCATCTCCAGCCGGCCTACAAAGCGACTATCACTACAAACCAAACTGGATATGCCCAAATTTTTGATGCCCCTCATCAGCGTTGGTGGCAGGTGGGACTTGTTCCCAAGGCTAATAGGTCTATATGGTTGATATTTTGGGACTTGACGACTCAGCAAGAGGAACTGATTTGGCATCAAGCCCAACTGACGGAACTGCGCCGCTGGTATGACCGCCTTCAAACCATCGCCGAGATTAGTCAACAAGTTTTTTGGGAATGGCACATTCAAGACGACACAACGCTCTGGGTGGGTAATACTGTCAGCCTCTTTGGTTATCCCCTAGATGCCATGCCTCAATCCGGCCAGGCCTGGTTAGATTTAATTCATCCGGACGACGTGACAGCAGTACAAGCTGGCTGGGAAAGCAGTCAAAGCTCTGGTGCGCCTTACTGTTGTGAATATCGGGTTCGCTGCCAGGATGGACACTATGCTTGGGTGCGCGATTGTAGTCAATATTTCCATTCCGAATCTGGAGAGTTCCGGCTTTTAGGTGCAGTGGCCGATATTAGTAGCCGTAAAGACGCTGAGGCTGCTATTGCCAGCAATGAATTGCGCTTTAAGAATTTAGTGGCCAATTTGCCGGGCCATGTGTTTCGCTGTGCTAATGATCCAGACTGGACAATTCAATACCTGAGTGACAACATTGAGCAAACTGTCGGTTATCCGGCCGCGGATTTTATCAACAACTGTCGCCGCACCTTTGCCAGCATCATTCATCCCGATGATCAGCAGTATGTCTATGACACCATTCAGGAAATCTTCAAGCGACAAAATCACTATGGAGTTGAATACCGAGTGATTCGGGCCGATGGTCAGGTGCGCTGGTTTTATGAGTCGGGACAAGCGATCCATAACGCGGCTGGGGAAGCTCAGTATATTGATGGTATTTCCATCGAGATTACAGTTCAGAAACAGGCCGAGTTGGAACTAGCCCAGAGTGAATCCCGCTTTCGCCAGCTTGTTGAAGATGTGGCGGTGGGTATTATTGTTCACAACCCACAAGGGGAGATTATTCTGGCCAATGAACGGGCAGCCAATATTTTGGGGTTATCCCTTGATCAACTCCTGGGAAAATCAGCCCAAGATTTAGATTGGTATGTTGTAAATGAAACTGGAGAGCGTTTAACGGCGGCCCAATTTCCCTCGGCAAGGGCCACAGAACAGTTAATCCCCATTCGGGATGTGGTCTTGGGGGTCAACCGTCCAAGCCAAGATCTAATCTGGTTGCAAGTCACGGCCGAACCCCATTTCAACGCCAGCCAGCAGCTAGAACAAGTCGTTATTACCCTGAGTGATATTACCCAACGCAAACAAGTGGAAGATGCGCTCCGGTATCAATCCCAGCGAGAACAAACCCTGAACCGGGTGATTAAAGCCATTCGCAACTCCCTCAATTTGGCAGAAATATTTCAAACCACGGTGGATGAAATTGGGCACTTATTAAATGTTGATCGGGTGGCGATTGTTCAGTATCGGCCAGAATTGGGGCAATGGGATCATATTATTGAATACCTGAGAGAGTCTTCCCTACCCCCAAGTCAAGGACTCATTATTCCTGATGCCCAGAACCCGATTGCTACCTCCCTCAAACAGGGGCAAACGGTACAAATTCACCAGGCCGAAACAGAACCCAACCTAGGCGAGTTTAATCGGGAGTTAGCCACCTCCTTCCCGGGGAATTGGTTAATGGTGCCACTCCAGGTTGAAGCCCACACTTGGGGCAGCTTAACCTTGCAACAAAGTCACCCCGACCAGGCCTGGCATCCCAGCGAGGTCAGTTTATTAGAAGTGATTGCCGATCAATTAGCGGTGGCCATTCGTCAAGCGGAGCTTTACCAATCCCTGCAAGCTGCCAACCAAGAACTGAGTCGCCTTGCGATTACCGATGACTTAACCCAAATTGCCAATCGCCGTCACTTTGATGAATGTCTAGCTCGGGAATGGAATCGTTTGTTGCGAGAACAAGCCCCTTTGAGTCTGGTGTTTTGCGATGTGGACGACTTCAAGGCCTATAACGATCTCTATGGACATCAAACTGGAGATGAGTGTTTATACTTGGTAGCCCAAGCCCTCGGAACTACGGCTAGGCGGGCTGTAGATTTAGTGGCCCGCTATGGTGGTGAGGAATTCGCGATCATTTTGCCCCATACTGATGGAGCCGGGGCTAGTCGTGTGGTTGAGAACATCCAAGCCACCTTGAAAGCCCTGGAAATTCCCCATGCCGCCTCTCGAGTTAGCCCCGTGGTGACGGTGAGTTTTGGCATCAGCACTGGCCGGCCAACCCCGGAAAGCTCTCCAGTCCATCTTCTCGAAGCAGCGGATCAGGCCCTCTATCAGGCTAAAGCAGAAGGGCGCAACACTTACCGGATTATTCATGTTCCATAGGCAGCGTGAGGAAATCTATGCTATCTGACTTGGCCTGGATTGGCAAACTGATGATCGTCTCGCTTTCTTTGGCAGTGGCGATTAAAACCTTGGGCAGTCAATACCCACTCCCAGAAACACCGACTATGATTATCAGTTTGCTTCTTCTCCCAACGATGTTGATCCTCTTGGTTTTGGGCCTGCGTCAACTCTTAAAACCTGATAACCCTTAAGCATCAACATCCAATAAGACGCAGGTACTTGGGGGCGGCTCCCGATCCACCTGGGCATAAATTAGGTCAATCCAAACCTCTTCACCGTAGGGATATTTACTTGTGACATAAAATAACCAATGCTGATCAATATCTAGTCTTTCCCGGCATTTTTGAAAGGTGGGGGATGAAATTGTTCGATGGGCATTGAGAGCGGGCTTCCACTTATCTTGCAGGCCCACAGCAATTTTGAAGCTCTCTCCAGCGGAATTTTCTACCAGTAAGAGAGCGTCCATATACAATGCTTGCCACCAGACTTGGGGATCATTGAGGTCTTCCCCTTCTGCTTTTAAGTCTGTGATCAGTTGTGGCATGGCACTTTTAACCAGGCCTTGTATTTTTGAGAATTCTGGATAAGGATGTAAGAGCTTAAGATTTTTGGCTGTTTGACGAAACCAAAGTTTGTGATATGACATAGAAGTAGCAAACTCCATCGGAAAACTTAATATTTTCAGGCTAAAAATTGACCACCCCGAT is from Synechococcus sp. PCC 6312 and encodes:
- a CDS encoding PIN/TRAM domain-containing protein → MLDIILSFIFIVAGAAIGFHAVNLLPPMTLEQVANISALRWVVAGFGGLIGIGVGLAVQTVYHRVEADIRHLPADVLLSRAVGLVVGLLLANLLLAPIFLLPIPDDFSFIKPMTAVLTSILFAYTGTTLADSQGRALLRLINPNSVETSLVAEGTLKAAASKVLDTSCIIDGRIEQLLTLGFIEGQILVPQFVLQELQLVADAQNDLKRSRGRRGLDILNRLQANLNGRILIHSADYPDLTTVDAKLVRLAQEIDGILVTNDYNLNKVAQFQKVNVFNVNELAQALRPVYLPGDTLELKIIKEGKEPEQGVGYLEDGTMVVVEEGQTHIGDQLPVVVTSALQTSAGRMIFARLKLSSLA
- a CDS encoding FHA domain-containing protein; this encodes MPSQNPNPAWLTIHSSNKLKYDVELWGGISWTIGRSQSCRIVIEDRYASRLHAVINSVMFQHQFLYFVMDNNTVNGTLLNGNSLVYPTLLHDQDVMVMGTTILAFHYPTMFEVKELRIIKEIQKFSQTVSKSIPWTG
- the sbcD gene encoding exonuclease subunit SbcD, whose product is MVKLLHLSDIHLGSGLGHGRLNPLTGLNTRLEDFVAALTYCIDQALAEAVDLVLFGGDAFPDATPPPLVQEAFAQQFRRLADAQIPTVLLVGNHDQHAQGQGGASLVIYRTLGVPGFIVGDQLSTHRIRTKQGDVQVVTLPWLTRSALLTKPETEGLGLGEVGQLLIQRLMVALAGEIRQLDPEQPTVLLAHAMVDTARFGAERFLSVGKGFTIPLSLLAQSEFDYVALGHVHRHQVLCEQPPVIYPGSIERVDFGEEGEEKGFILVEICKGQAQWQFCPIPTRPFLTLDVDLSLIHEHPQARLLEMITQASIDQAIVRLRYRLRPDQTALIDLPSLHGALTPAHSFSIHPELVTQLPRARLPELGLGQTIAPLAALELYLEQRPDLEPLKSELLMAATSLLDHQDWEKEGTTPSHPPGPASEITPIATSVQLDLLSMS
- a CDS encoding diguanylate cyclase domain-containing protein; translation: MTQFLPPSTLTNIMMFEEFPIPLVVVDSQGEIVAFSAAMNQVWDYSETSLLNQNLWRLLPQAWQDHLQPAYKATITTNQTGYAQIFDAPHQRWWQVGLVPKANRSIWLIFWDLTTQQEELIWHQAQLTELRRWYDRLQTIAEISQQVFWEWHIQDDTTLWVGNTVSLFGYPLDAMPQSGQAWLDLIHPDDVTAVQAGWESSQSSGAPYCCEYRVRCQDGHYAWVRDCSQYFHSESGEFRLLGAVADISSRKDAEAAIASNELRFKNLVANLPGHVFRCANDPDWTIQYLSDNIEQTVGYPAADFINNCRRTFASIIHPDDQQYVYDTIQEIFKRQNHYGVEYRVIRADGQVRWFYESGQAIHNAAGEAQYIDGISIEITVQKQAELELAQSESRFRQLVEDVAVGIIVHNPQGEIILANERAANILGLSLDQLLGKSAQDLDWYVVNETGERLTAAQFPSARATEQLIPIRDVVLGVNRPSQDLIWLQVTAEPHFNASQQLEQVVITLSDITQRKQVEDALRYQSQREQTLNRVIKAIRNSLNLAEIFQTTVDEIGHLLNVDRVAIVQYRPELGQWDHIIEYLRESSLPPSQGLIIPDAQNPIATSLKQGQTVQIHQAETEPNLGEFNRELATSFPGNWLMVPLQVEAHTWGSLTLQQSHPDQAWHPSEVSLLEVIADQLAVAIRQAELYQSLQAANQELSRLAITDDLTQIANRRHFDECLAREWNRLLREQAPLSLVFCDVDDFKAYNDLYGHQTGDECLYLVAQALGTTARRAVDLVARYGGEEFAIILPHTDGAGASRVVENIQATLKALEIPHAASRVSPVVTVSFGISTGRPTPESSPVHLLEAADQALYQAKAEGRNTYRIIHVP